AGTCACTCATTTGCATCTGCCTCGTTCATCAACAATGTCTCGATCGTCTCGAACTGCGGTGGCTTGTGGAGAGGGATGCCCGAGAGAACGATCTCGCGGATGTCGTCTGCGTACTGTGGGATCGACGCTGCGTCCTCGACGTCGATGTCGTAAGCGTATCGACCCTGCTCGAACTCCTGTTCTTCGAGATCTAGGATGAGATTGTTGACCGCTCGCTGATTCGCTGCCCGATCCTCACTGACGAGCACCCAGAGAT
This portion of the Halococcus salifodinae DSM 8989 genome encodes:
- a CDS encoding nucleotidyltransferase domain-containing protein; amino-acid sequence: MVQINRERLSIPSDPFLRIPQSEFHQPVKTAVDELEGTLENLLGIILYGSVARGNADRRSDIDLWVLVSEDRAANQRAVNNLILDLEEQEFEQGRYAYDIDVEDAASIPQYADDIREIVLSGIPLHKPPQFETIETLLMNEADANE